The following proteins are encoded in a genomic region of Pungitius pungitius chromosome 19, fPunPun2.1, whole genome shotgun sequence:
- the LOC119198642 gene encoding palmitoyltransferase ZDHHC20-B-like isoform X1 has product MAPTHVLRCCQRGLAWIPVIFIALVVCWSYYAYVVELCVLTIPSIGEKIVYLIFFHISFILFVWSYCKTIFTQPANPSKEFCLPKAEKERYEKEGRPESQQEILWRAATSLPLYTRTGAGAIRYCDRCQVIKPDRCHHCSACDMCVLKMDHHCPWVNNCVGFSNYKFFILFLAYSLVYCLFIAATVLQYFIKFWTLCRRKSAENCPKNELPDSHAKFHVLFLFFVAAMFCISILSLFSYHLWLVGKNRSTIEAFRAPVFRSGSDKNGFSLGFRKNMAQVFGDQKKYWLLPVFTSQGDGLTFPARLVNAADVEQAAVTLQPEPSKSADEIPVSPVTEAQNRLLSNDQHANNIGDHQANHILKPAESETITISMEAGS; this is encoded by the exons ATGGCGCCCACACACGTACTGAGATGCTGTCAGCGGGGTTTAGCGTGGATACCTGTGATTTTCATCGCCCTGGTCGTCTGCTGGTCGTATTACGCCTACGTGGTGGAGCTCTGCGTGT TGACCATCCCCAGTATAGGAGAGAAGA TTGTCTACCTGATCTTCTTCCACATCTCTTTCATCCTGTTTGTATGGTCTTACTGTAAGACCATATTCACCCAGCCTGCCAACCCCTCCAAAGAG TTCTGCCTGCCCAAAGCTGAGAAGGAGCGTTACGAGAAGGAGGGGAGGCCAGAGTCCCAGCAGGAGATCCTGTGGAGAGCCGCCACCAGCCTGCCTCTGTACACGCGCACAGGCGCCGGAG CGATCCGCTACTGTGACCGCTGTCAAGTGATCAAGCCCGACCGATGTCACCACTGCTCCGCGTGCGACAT GTGTGTGCTGAAGATGGACCACCATTGTCCCTG GGTGAACAACTGCGTCGGATTCTCCAACTACAAgttcttcatcctcttcctggCTTACTCGCTGGTGTACTGCTTGTTCATCGCGGCCACCGTGCTGCAGTATTTCATCAAGTTCTGGACA CTTTGCCGGAGGAAATCGGCAGAGAACTGCCCAAAG AATGAGCTGCCAGACTCTCACGCCAAATTCCAtgtcttgtttctcttttttgtggCGGCCATGTTCTGCATCAGTATTCTGTCCCTCTTCAGCTACCACCTGTGGCTGGTGGGGAAGAACAGGTCCACAATAG AGGCGTTCAGAGCACCAGTCTTTAGATCAGGCTCCGATAAGAATGGCTTCTCTCTCGGTTTCCGGAAGAATATGGCTCAGGTCTTCGGTGACCAGAAGAAGTACTGGCTGCTGCCCGTCTTCACCAG TCAGGGGGACGGTCTGACGTTCCCAGCACGGCTGGTCAACGCGGCGGATGTGGAGCAGGCCGCAGTGACCCTGCAGCCGGAGCCTAGTAAAAG TGCTGATGAGATCCCTGTGAGCCCCGTCACCGAGGCCCAGAACCGCCTCCTGAGCAACGACCAGCACGCCAACAACATCGGAGACCATCAGGCCAATCACATCCTTAAACCAG CTGAAAGTGAAACCATCACAATCTCCATGGAGGCCGGGTCCTAA
- the LOC119198642 gene encoding palmitoyltransferase ZDHHC20-B-like isoform X2: MAPTHVLRCCQRGLAWIPVIFIALVVCWSYYAYVVELCVLTIPSIGEKIVYLIFFHISFILFVWSYCKTIFTQPANPSKEFCLPKAEKERYEKEGRPESQQEILWRAATSLPLYTRTGAGAIRYCDRCQVIKPDRCHHCSACDMCVLKMDHHCPWVNNCVGFSNYKFFILFLAYSLVYCLFIAATVLQYFIKFWTNELPDSHAKFHVLFLFFVAAMFCISILSLFSYHLWLVGKNRSTIEAFRAPVFRSGSDKNGFSLGFRKNMAQVFGDQKKYWLLPVFTSQGDGLTFPARLVNAADVEQAAVTLQPEPSKSADEIPVSPVTEAQNRLLSNDQHANNIGDHQANHILKPAESETITISMEAGS; encoded by the exons ATGGCGCCCACACACGTACTGAGATGCTGTCAGCGGGGTTTAGCGTGGATACCTGTGATTTTCATCGCCCTGGTCGTCTGCTGGTCGTATTACGCCTACGTGGTGGAGCTCTGCGTGT TGACCATCCCCAGTATAGGAGAGAAGA TTGTCTACCTGATCTTCTTCCACATCTCTTTCATCCTGTTTGTATGGTCTTACTGTAAGACCATATTCACCCAGCCTGCCAACCCCTCCAAAGAG TTCTGCCTGCCCAAAGCTGAGAAGGAGCGTTACGAGAAGGAGGGGAGGCCAGAGTCCCAGCAGGAGATCCTGTGGAGAGCCGCCACCAGCCTGCCTCTGTACACGCGCACAGGCGCCGGAG CGATCCGCTACTGTGACCGCTGTCAAGTGATCAAGCCCGACCGATGTCACCACTGCTCCGCGTGCGACAT GTGTGTGCTGAAGATGGACCACCATTGTCCCTG GGTGAACAACTGCGTCGGATTCTCCAACTACAAgttcttcatcctcttcctggCTTACTCGCTGGTGTACTGCTTGTTCATCGCGGCCACCGTGCTGCAGTATTTCATCAAGTTCTGGACA AATGAGCTGCCAGACTCTCACGCCAAATTCCAtgtcttgtttctcttttttgtggCGGCCATGTTCTGCATCAGTATTCTGTCCCTCTTCAGCTACCACCTGTGGCTGGTGGGGAAGAACAGGTCCACAATAG AGGCGTTCAGAGCACCAGTCTTTAGATCAGGCTCCGATAAGAATGGCTTCTCTCTCGGTTTCCGGAAGAATATGGCTCAGGTCTTCGGTGACCAGAAGAAGTACTGGCTGCTGCCCGTCTTCACCAG TCAGGGGGACGGTCTGACGTTCCCAGCACGGCTGGTCAACGCGGCGGATGTGGAGCAGGCCGCAGTGACCCTGCAGCCGGAGCCTAGTAAAAG TGCTGATGAGATCCCTGTGAGCCCCGTCACCGAGGCCCAGAACCGCCTCCTGAGCAACGACCAGCACGCCAACAACATCGGAGACCATCAGGCCAATCACATCCTTAAACCAG CTGAAAGTGAAACCATCACAATCTCCATGGAGGCCGGGTCCTAA